DNA from Cynocephalus volans isolate mCynVol1 chromosome 2, mCynVol1.pri, whole genome shotgun sequence:
ctcttttttgttgttgttgttgttgttgttgttgtatttttgtctggttgtagtatcaaggtaatgctggcctcatagaatgagtttgggaaaatggctcctctttccattttttggaagcTGTCACCCGGAGAGAACTTGACCACTGTACTTCCCACCAGCTCTAGAAAGGTGTCTCAGAGATTTTACGAAGAAGGGAGGCAGGTCATAACATCAAAGACCTCCCAAGTGCTCTCCCCAAAGGAACTAACTCTGTTTGCAACAGAACATGAGGAAGTTCAAACCTAAAAACATTCTCAAAAACAATGGAGATTTTTGTGGTTAGCAATTAAAAGGGGTTGGTAGCTCCAGGAGAGCAACAAGATAAACCATAGGTCACTTTCCCAGAAAGAATCAGGTAAAGAGCCCTCCTGGGGTCACAAAGATTGGCCTCAAAAAACTACCCCTCAAAGGGGCCTGAATTTAAAGATCAGGATGTGCAGCAATTTATACCCCAGGACATTGTTGGAAAAACAGAGTGATAAACTGGAAATTAGTGGAGCCTAACATCTTGGGGTGATACCAGCAGAAGCAGACAGCTTAACAGAGATGTCAGGTAGGAGACAGTGAAGGAGAGCCCTACTAAAACCACTGTCACACCAGGGTAACTGTGAGCATGCCCGAGGATATGCCCTCTGAAAAGTAATATCAGAGATTCACACCAGAAAGAAATTGACTTTAATAAAATTCCCCAGTCAAGTCATTGAACGAACTAACGAGAAACCAACACAAAAACCTGGGAGCAGAGATGAGTATCCAGAGTGGTAAAATTTATCTAAAACATCAAGTTTTAGCTGGGCGGGGCTTCTGGAAGTCGGGGCAAGGTTGTGCGGCGTCGACGGGCGGACACGATGAGGCGAGTGGTACGACAAAGCAAGTTTCGGCATGTATTTGGACAAGCAGTGAAAAATGACCAGTGCTATGATGACATCCGGGTTTCTCGTGTGACCTGGGATAGTTCCTTTTGTGCTGTCGATCCCAGATTTGTTGCCATAATCATAGAAGCGAGTGGGGGAGGAGCATTCCTCGTGCTGCCTTTGCATAAGACTGGTCGAATTGACAAATCCTACCCTACGGTATGTGGCCACACAGGACCAGTGCTGGACATAGATTGGTGCCCACATAACGATCAAGTCATTGCCAGCGGTTCAGAGGACTGTACGGTTATGGTATGGCAGATCCCAGAAAATGGACTCACCCTTTCTCTCACTGAACCTGTGGTGGTTTTAGAAGGCCACTCAAAGAGAGTTGGCATTGTGGCCTGGCATCCGACAGCCCGCAACGTGCTTCTTAGCACAAGCTGTGATAATGCCATCATCATCTGGAACGTGGGGACCGGGGAAGCTCTTATAAACTTGGATGATATGCATTCAGACATGATTTACAATGTGAGCTGGAACCGGAATGGCAGCCTGATCTGCACAGCTTCCAAAGACAAGAAAGTGAGAGTCATCGATCCCAGGAAACAAGAGATTGTTGCTGAGAAGGAGAAAGGACATGAAGGAGCAAGACCCATGAGAGCCATCTTCCTGGCTGATGGCAATGTCTTCACCACTGGGTTCAGCCACATGAGCGAGTGGCAGCTGGCCCTCTGGAACCCGAAAAACATGCAGGAACCGATTGCTCTTCATGAAATGGATATCAGCAATGGGGTGCTGCTGCCCTTCTATGACCCCGACACCAGTATCATTTACTTATGTGGAAAGGGTGACAGCAGTATCCGCTATTTTGAGATCACGGATGAATCCCCGTATGTCCACTACCTCAACACATTCAGCAGCAAGGAGCCTCAGAGAGGGATGGGTTACATGCCCAAGAGAGGACTTGATGTTAACAAATGTGAGATTGCCAGGTTCTTCAAACTTCATGAGAGAAAGTGTGAGCCTATTATCATGACTGTACCCAGGAAGTCTGACCTTTTCCATGATGACCTGTATCCTGACACAGCGGGGCCAGAAGCTGCACTGGAGGCAGAAGAGTGGTTTGAGGGGAAGAATGCAGA
Protein-coding regions in this window:
- the LOC134370074 gene encoding coronin-1C-like translates to MRRVVRQSKFRHVFGQAVKNDQCYDDIRVSRVTWDSSFCAVDPRFVAIIIEASGGGAFLVLPLHKTGRIDKSYPTVCGHTGPVLDIDWCPHNDQVIASGSEDCTVMVWQIPENGLTLSLTEPVVVLEGHSKRVGIVAWHPTARNVLLSTSCDNAIIIWNVGTGEALINLDDMHSDMIYNVSWNRNGSLICTASKDKKVRVIDPRKQEIVAEKEKGHEGARPMRAIFLADGNVFTTGFSHMSEWQLALWNPKNMQEPIALHEMDISNGVLLPFYDPDTSIIYLCGKGDSSIRYFEITDESPYVHYLNTFSSKEPQRGMGYMPKRGLDVNKCEIARFFKLHERKCEPIIMTVPRKSDLFHDDLYPDTAGPEAALEAEEWFEGKNADPILISLKHGYIPGKNRDLKVVKKNILDNKPTANKKCDLISVSKKITDTASVQNEAKLDEILKEIKSIKDTICNQDERISKLEQQMAKIAA